In Camelina sativa cultivar DH55 chromosome 13, Cs, whole genome shotgun sequence, the genomic window NNNNNNNNNNNNNNNNNNNNNNNNNNNNNNNNNNNNNNNNNNNNNNNNNNNNNNNNNNNNNNNNNNNNNNNNNNNNNNNNNNNNNNNNNNNNNNNNNNNNNNNNNNNNNNNNNNNNNNNNNNNNNNNNNNNNNNNNNNNNNNNNNNNNNNNNNNNNNNNNNNNNNNNNNNNNNNNNNNNNNNNNNNNNNNNNNNNNNNNNNNNNNNNNNNNNNNNNNNNNNNNNNNNNNNNNNNNNNNNNNNNNNNNNNNNNNNNNNNNNNNNNNNNNNNNNNNNNNNNNNNNNNNNNNNNNNNNNNNNNNNNNNNNNNNNNNNNNNNNNNNNNNNNNNNNNNNNNNNNNNNNNNNNNNNNNNNNNNNNNNNNNNNNNNNNNNNNNNNNNNNNNNNNNNNNNNNNNNNNNNNNNNNNNNNNNNNNNNNNNNNNNNNNNNNNNNNNNNNNNNNNNNNNNNNNNNNNNNNNNNNNNNNNNNNNNNNNNNNNNNNNNNNNNNNNNNNNNNNNNNNNNNNNNNNNNNNNNNNNNNNNNNNNNNNNNNNNNNNNNNNNNNNNNNNNNNNNNNNNNNNNNNNNNNNNNNNNNNNNNNNNNNNNNNNNNNNNNNNNNNNNNNNNNNNNNNNNNNNNNNNNNNNNNNNNNNNNNNNNNNNNNNNNNNNNNNNNNNNNNNNNNNNNNNNNNNNNNNNNNNNNNNNNNNNNNNNNNNNNNNNNNNNNNNNNNNNNNNNNNNNNNNNNNNNNNNNNNNNNNNNNNNNNNNNNNNNNNNNNNNNNNNNNNNNNNNNNNNNNNNNNNNNNNNNNNNNNNNNNNNNNNNNNNNNNNNNNNNNNNNNNNNNNNNNNNNNNNNNNNNNNNNNNNNNNNNNNNNNNNNNNNNNNNNNNNNNNNNNNNNNNNNNNNNNNNNNNNNNNNNNNNNNNNNNNNNNNNNNNNNNNNNNNNNNNNNNNNNNNNNNNNNNNNNNNNNNNNNNNNNNNNNNNNNNNNNNNNNNNNNNNNNNNNNNNNNNNNNNNNNNNNNNNNNNNNNNNNNNNNNNNNNNNNNNNNNNNNNNNNNNNNNNNNNNNNNNNNNNNNNNNNNNNNNNNNNNNNNNNNNNNNNNNNNNNNNNNNNNNNNNNNNNNNNNNNNNNNNNNNNNNNNNNNNNNNNNNNNNNNNNNNNNNNNNNNNNNNNNNNNNNNNNNNNNNNNNNNNNNNNNNNNNNNNNNNNNNNNNNNNNNNNNNNNNNNNNNNNNNNNNNNNNNNNNNNNNNNNNNNNNNNNNNNNNNNNNNNNNNNNNNNNNNNNNNNNNNNNNNNNNNNNNNNNNNNNNNNNNNNNNNNNNNNNNNNNNNNNNNNNNNNNNNNNNNNNNNNNNNNNNNNNNNNNNNNNNNNNNNNNNNNNNNNNNNNNNNNNNNNNNNNNNNNNNNNNNNNNNNNNNNNNNNNNNNNNNNNNNNNNNNNNNNNNNNNNNNNNNNNNNNNNNNNNNNNNNNNNNNNNNNNNNNNNNNNNNNNNNNNNNNNNNNNNNNNNNNNNNNNNNNNNNNNNNNNNNNNNNNNNNNNNNNNNNNNNNNNNNNNNNNNNNNNNNNNNNNNNNNNNNNNNNNNNNNNNNNNNNNNNNNNNNNNNNNNNNNNNNNNNNNNNNNNNNNNNNNNNNNNNNNNNNNNNNNNNNNNNNNNNNNNNNNNNNNNNNNNNNNNNNNNNNNNNNNNNNNNNNNNNNNNNNNNNNNNNNNNNNNNNNNNNNNNNNNNNNNNNNNNNNNNNNNNNNNNNNNNNNNNNNNNNNNNNNNNNNNNNNNNNNNNNNNNNNNNNNNNNNNNNNNNNNNNNNNNNNNNNNNNNNNNNNNNNNNNNNNNNNNNNNNNNNNNNNNNNNNNNNNNNNNNNNNNNNNNNNNNNNNNNNNNNNNNNNNNNNNNNNNNNNNNNNNNNNNNNNNNNNNNNNNNNNNNNNNNNNNNNNNNNNNNNNNNNNNNNNNNNNNNNNNNNNNNNNNNNNNNNNNNNNNNNNNNNNNNNNNNNNNNNNNNNNNNNNNNNNNNNNNNNNNNNNNNNNNNNNNNNNNNNNNNNNNNNNNNNNNNNNNNNNNNNNNNNNNNNNNNNNNNNNNNNNNNNNNNNNNNNNNNNNNNNNNNNNNNNNNNNNNNNNNNNNNNNNNNNNNNNNNNNNNNNNNNNNNNNNNNNNNNNNNNNNNNNNNNNNNNNNNNNNNNNNNNNNNNNNNNNNNNNNNNNNNNNNNNNNNNNNNNNNNNNNNNNNNNNNNNNNNNNNNNNNNNNNNNNNNNNNNNNNNNNNNNNNNNNNNNNNNNNNNNNNNNNNNNNNNNNNNNNNNNNNNNNNNNNNNNNNNNNNNNNNNNNNNNNNNNNNNNNNNNNNNNNNNNNNNNNNNNNNNNNNNNNNNNNNNNNNNNNNNNNNNNNNNNNNNNNNNNNNNNNNNNNNNNNNNNNNNNNNNNNNNNNNNNNNNNNNNNNNNNNNNNNNNNNNNNNNNNNNNNNNNNNNNNNNNNNNNNNNNNNNNNNNNNNNNNNNNNNNNNNNNNNNNNNNNNNNNNNNNNNNNNNNNNNNNNNNNNNNNNNNNNNNNNNNNNNNNNNNNNNNNNNNNNNNNNNNNNNNNNNNNNNNNNNNNNNNNNNNNNNNNNNNNNNNNNNNNNNNNNNNNNNNNNNNNNNNNNNNNNNNNNNNNNNNNNNNNNNNNNNNNNNNNNNNNNNNNNNNNNNNNNNNNNNNNNNNNNNNNNNNNNNNNNNNNNNNNNNNNNNNNNNNNNNNNNNNNNNNNNNNNNNNNNNNNNNNNNNNNNNNNNNNNNNNNNNNNNNNNNNNNNNNNNNNNNNNNNNNNNNNNNNNNNNNNNNNNNNNNNNNNNNNNNNNNNNNNNNNNNNNNNNNNNNNNNNNNNNNNNNNNNNNNNNNNNNNNNNNNNNNNNNNNNNNNNNNNNNNNNNNNNNNNNNNNNNNNNNNNNNNNNNNNNNNNNNNNNNNNNNNNNNNNNNNNNNNNNNNNNNNNNNNNNNNNNNNNNNNNNNNNNNNNNNNNNNNNNNNNNNNNNNNNNNNNNNNNNNNNNNNNNNNNNNNNNNNNNNNNNNNNNNNNNNNNNNNNNNNNNNNNNNNNNNNNNNNNNNNNNNNNNNNNNNNNNNNNNNNNNNNNNNNNNNNNNNNNNNNNNNNNNNNNNNNNNNNNNNNNNNNNNNNNNNNNNNNNNNNNNNNNNNNNNNNNNNNNNNNNNNNNNNNNNNNNNNNNNNNNNNNNNNNNNNNNNNNNNNNNNNNNNNNNNNNNNNNNNNNNNNNNNNNNNNNNNNNNNNNNNNNNNNNNNNNNNNNNNNNNNNNNNNNNNNNNNNNNNNNNNNNNNNNNNNNNNNNNNNNNNNNNNNNNNNNNNNNNNNNNNNNNNNNNNNNNNNNNNNNNNNNNNNNNNNNNNNNNNNNNNNNNNNNNNNNNNNNNNNNNNNNNNNNNNNNNNNNNNNNNNNNNNNNNNNNNNNNNNNNNNNNNNNNNNNNNNNNNNNNNNNNNNNNNNNNNNNNNNNNNNNNNNNNNNNNNNNNNNNNNNNNNNNNNNNNNNNNNNNNNNNNNNNNNNNNNNNNNNNNNNNNNNNNNNNNNNNNNNNNNNNNNNNNNNNNNNNNNNNNNNNNNNNNNNNNNNNNNNNNNNNNNNNNNNNNNNNNNNNNNNNNNNNNNNNNNNNNNNNNNNNNNNNNNNNNNNNNNNNNNNNNNNNNNNNNNNNNNNNNNNNNNNNNNNNNNNNNNNNNNNNNNNNNNNNNNNNNNNNNNNNNNNNNNNNNNNNNNNNNNNNNNNNNNNNNNNNNNNNNNNNNNNNNNNNNNNNTCTTACGTTTCTTTGTTCATAGCACTCGCTAGCGAAGGAGCTGATGTCAGGGCTCTCTTTGAGCTCACGCTTGTCGATCAGAGTGGTAATGGGAAGCATAAGGTTCATAGCCATTTTGGTAGAGCTCTCGAAAGCGGTCCTTATACTCTCAAGTATCGTGGAAGCATGTGGTGAGTAtctccccctctctctctctctctctctctatatatatatatatatatatgcatggaaAGTTTCaagcttgctttttttttgtgatgcaTTTAGGATGTTTGGATATGAGATTGTGATATGTTCTGGTTGCTTAcaaaatgtgtttgtttgttgctttggTTTAGGGGATACAAGCGGTTTTTCAGGAGGTCCAGTCTAGAATCGTCGGATTATTTGAAGGAGAATAGTCTCTTGGTTAGGTGCCGTGTGGGTGTAGTGAAGTCAGTTACGGAGGGACCAAGGTGTTACAATATACCTGTGCCTGTCTCTAACTTGGGACAACAGTTGGGAAATCTTCTGGAAAGTGGGAAAGGCTGTGATGTTATTTTCCAAGTTGACGGAGAAACATACAACGCACACAAATTGGTTCTTGCAACGCGTTCCCCTGTTTTCAAGGCACAGCTTTTTGGCCCGTTAGGAAACCCAAATACCAAATGCATAATGATAGAAGACATGGAAGCACCCATTTTCAAGGTCCTTTCTTTAACCCTCTGTTTGGGATTTACGTCTGTTAGAACTAGGAATGTGTAAGTAGATTAGCTACAGCCAATTGGTCTTATATGGTCTTATAGGAAGAGATAGATTTCTTGGTtccttgccttttttttttccgggtGAGTGATGGTGGTGTCATACAGGATTGTCTATTCACGGATGTACCATCCGGGATCTTCTCCTGGGGCGCTACTCCTGTTCTCGTGTTTACTCACCCGGGATAAGGTTCTTTCTTTATGCTTCTTTTCTTAGCTAATACATGGACATATCTATGTGTTTACGatgtttaaattcttttttttttgtagacgtTTTTATGTGAGTCAATCAGTCAACTAGATTAATAATTTGGATCTTCAGCATATGATAAGAGATTGGCTTGTGAGTTTAGAGTTAATATGAGTTTAGTGTAGAAACTTAAAGTTTTGAGATGTAGAATATGAATTTTCTGTCTTATCTTTGTCACAATAGTTCCTATAAGTCGGTTCCTCTGGGTACAGATCCTTGATTCCTTTAAGTGTTACTTTGGATGTGTAACCTGATACGAACCCTCTTTCCCATATTGTTTTTTGTGCAGGCGTTGCTCCATTTTATCTACTGGGACGAATTGCCTGATATGCAAGAGTTAATGGGCGCTGACACTACATTGGCTTCTACTCTTGTGGCTCAGCATCTGCTTGCAGCGGCAGACCGTTATGCTCTTGAACGGCTTAAAGCAATCTGTGAGTTAAAACTCTGTGAAGGGATCGCCATAAACACGGTTGCAACTACCTTGGCCCTAGCGGAGCAGCATCATTGTTTCCAACTAAAAGCAGTGTGTCTCAAATTCGTGGCATTGCCAGAGAATCTGAAAGGTAACCACATAAGATCATTCTTTTTGCTGTAAAATCCATCTGAGTCAACTGTCCATGCACACATAAGaagaattgtttattttttttccgttttgttttttatcaGCTGTGATGCATACAGATGGGTTTGATTATCTGAAAAAGAGTTGTCCATCTTTACTAACTGAGATATTGGAGTATGTGGCAAGGCTTAGTGAACACTCTGTTATAGCTTCTGGGCATCGAAAAGAAATATTTGCTGATGGTTGTGATGCGAACGGAAGACGAGTGAAGCCTCGGTTGCACTAAAcggaagagattgaagaaagaTCTGTGCATTGTATAATCTCTCTATTAAGGATAATATGGCTGATCTAATCCGATCCAGCAAGTACTATGaattttttcaatgttttctcataAATCAAAGATCCAATGAAATTTGGGGTTTAATCTCTGTGTTTATCAGAGTATTAGGTTAGGTGAAACAGATATGAGTTCAGGGGATATAAGAATTGTAGGCAGTATAATTGTTACAAACATCGATAAACAAAGTTTGTCTTAAGAACACCAAGGTATGAAGACAAATTAAATGACAGGATTTATAAGAAGACTTCTTCTCACCATTTCTTTCTCTCATCTCGCTCTTAAGCCATGTCTTACTCTCTTCATGTTTCGCTCTCTTGATAATGCGATGGATGATTCAAAGGAACTTCTCCTTTAGTTCCCCCTAAGCCGTGAAGTAGTAAGGCTTCAACGAGACCAAAACATAATGTCTAGTACCAGCGACTCATTGCAGTATCTTGTGCCGCAGCCACTTTCTGTGGTATATACTGAGCGTTTGGTTTCAATCTGCTTGGACCTTCGGCGGCGGCACAATCTTCATCTGCTCTGTTACTTTTGCAAGGTTGAGTCCTCTTTGGGTACTGCGACGCGGCAGCTGGATTTCTGACCATCCTACGCTGTTGTTGTTCAAGAGCTTCAACGCCTGTGGCTGCGCCGCAGTTGTTATAGCGTAAGACTGATCCAACTACTTTTCCAGGTCTAGCTACTGCAGCACCTGTTTCCATTACAACCAGATAAATGTTTAGGAAACAGAGTTGTTCCGCATCATAACATTATATACAGATAAAGTGACAGACCTTGAACCGTTTGAGGGACGTTAATAGGAACTCTCGACATTGGCATCTGAGCATTCCTGTCTGCACCTCGAGGTCTCTCGTCTCTGATGCTACACTTGGAAAGTCCATCAGTGACTTCAACTGAATTCTGTTGTGCCATCGGATGATTGTTATCAGAGTACAATACGCAAGCcctgcaaaaagaaaagaaagaaaaaaaagaagcttcatTGTTCTGTCTCGAAACAATcccaaattatcaaatttttaagGGAAGTAAAGCTTACCTTGGTAATGATGCATGCTGCTGCCTCTCGGGGGGATTATGAGAAGTACCATTCTTGTAGTGTTCCTCGAGGTAAGCAAACTGTTTCTTGAAATCTTCTACTGCACTGCGGAATTAATAACACATAATCCAAAAGGTCATGGATGAGTACACAAGAGTATAGTTATGAAGCAGGTAAGCTCAGGACTATACCTCGGGTACATAAAGTTAGTTGGCTCTGACCCATCCAAGTATTCTTTCAGCATCTTTGGATGGTACTCCAGAGACTCTCTGTATATAAGCTCTCGCACGTCTTCTTTAGTGATTCTCCGCCTTTCAAACTCAAATTCCAACTTTGTAACAGGTTGAGCAGAGGGCTCTCTTTCAACCTTAGCTAAACCTTTGAAGTACACATCCGCAAGCGCCTGAGGTAACACAAAACCATCATTTTAGTTGACTACAACCAAAGTTATTACATCATGAGTGTAATGAACGAAATGTGTGAACCACCTCTTCAGCTGTAGGCCGGTCCTTGGGTTCAAAAGCCAACATCCTTTCGAGAAGACGAAGAGCGAGAGGATCAGCATGTGGGAACTTATGCGAAAAAGGTAtaggcttcttcttcctcatgctGCTTAAGTATCTTCTAGCTTTCTCGTTCCTCACCTGTAACATTCAAGTGACAAACAATTCAGCCAAGAGAAGAAACAATGCAGCCGTGTTAAGCATTGTGGAAACAGACACTGACCCTTCCTATGGCTTCTGCAGATGGAGTTCCCAACATATCAGTCATCAGATCCAATTGATGGACCACATTTTTCCCAGGGAAAAGAGGTTTCCCTGTTAAGAGCTCTGCAAAAATGCACCCGATGCTCCATATATCTATCGCCGGTGTATACTGAACATAAGCAAatattaaaagacaaaacattACTACCCAAAAAAGTTACAATGAAAGCTCTAGTGACTGCTATTTTCCTAAGCAGATTTGAAACATTTGATGAAAGAATATATGCAAACTCATGGTCACCTTTGAGAAAAAGGATCCACACAGTTCTGGTGCCCGGTACCATCGAGTAGCTACGTAGTCCTGCATTCACAAAGCCAGAGAACAAAGATTGGTTTCATACCAGAGAAAATGATCTTGTAAAAGAGTAAGGATTTAAATACTACTCACAGTCCAGAATATGGCAGTAGGTGTATCATTGAACGCGACTCTTGCGAGTCCAAAATCACAGATCTTGAGTTTGCAATCAGCATTTGCCAatatgtttttgggttttagatcCCGATGAAAGACATTAGCTGAAAGAAAAAGTATCTtcagaaagatgatccaaaacCTTATGCTATAATAATCTGTGTAAAAAAATTGCAAGCTTT contains:
- the LOC104735959 gene encoding BTB/POZ and MATH domain-containing protein 1-like isoform X2 — protein: MGTTRVCGEVSSRSSKSLSQSLTVSTSTTETVNGVHEFKICGYSLAKGVGVGKYVASETFMIGGYSWAIYFYPDGKSPEDNSSYVSLFIALASEGADVRALFELTLVDQSGNGKHKVHSHFGRALESGPYTLKYRGSMWGYKRFFRRSSLESSDYLKENSLLVRCRVGVVKSVTEGPRCYNIPVPVSNLGQQLGNLLESGKGCDVIFQVDGETYNAHKLVLATRSPVFKAQLFGPLGNPNTKCIMIEDMEAPIFKALLHFIYWDELPDMQELMGADTTLASTLVAQHLLAAADRYALERLKAICELKLCEGIAINTVATTLALAEQHHCFQLKAVCLKFVALPENLKAVMHTDGFDYLKKSCPSLLTEILEYVARLSEHSVIASGHRKEIFADGCDANGRRVKPRLH
- the LOC104735959 gene encoding BTB/POZ and MATH domain-containing protein 1-like isoform X1 gives rise to the protein MGTTRVCGEVSSRSSKSLSQSLTVSTSTTETVNGVHEFKICGYSLAKGVGVGKYVASETFMIGGYSWAIYFYPDGKSPEDNSSYVSLFIALASEGADVRALFELTLVDQSGNGKHKVHSHFGRALESGPYTLKYRGSMWGYKRFFRRSSLESSDYLKENSLLVRCRVGVVKSVTEGPRCYNIPVPVSNLGQQLGNLLESGKGCDVIFQVDGETYNAHKLVLATRSPVFKAQLFGPLGNPNTKCIMIEDMEAPIFKALLHFIYWDELPDMQELMGADTTLASTLVAQHLLAAADRYALERLKAICELKLCEGIAINTVATTLALAEQHHCFQLKAVCLKFVALPENLKAVMHTDGFDYLKKSCPSLLTEILEYVARLSEHSVIASGHRKEIFADGCDANGRRVKPRLH
- the LOC104735958 gene encoding mitogen-activated protein kinase 16-like; translated protein: MQPDQRKKSSVELDFFTEYGEGSRYRIEEVIGKGSYGVVCSAYDTHTGEKVAIKKINDIFEHVSDATRILREIKLLRLLRHPDIVEIKHILLPPSRREFRDIYVVFELMESDLHQVIKANDDLTPEHYQFFLYQLLRGLKYIHTANVFHRDLKPKNILANADCKLKICDFGLARVAFNDTPTAIFWTDYVATRWYRAPELCGSFFSKYTPAIDIWSIGCIFAELLTGKPLFPGKNVVHQLDLMTDMLGTPSAEAIGRVRNEKARRYLSSMRKKKPIPFSHKFPHADPLALRLLERMLAFEPKDRPTAEEALADVYFKGLAKVEREPSAQPVTKLEFEFERRRITKEDVRELIYRESLEYHPKMLKEYLDGSEPTNFMYPSAVEDFKKQFAYLEEHYKNGTSHNPPERQQHASLPRACVLYSDNNHPMAQQNSVEVTDGLSKCSIRDERPRGADRNAQMPMSRVPINVPQTVQGAAVARPGKVVGSVLRYNNCGAATGVEALEQQQRRMVRNPAAASQYPKRTQPCKSNRADEDCAAAEGPSRLKPNAQYIPQKVAAAQDTAMSRWY